One window of Paenibacillus albicereus genomic DNA carries:
- a CDS encoding AAA family ATPase, with protein MNGHAASGAKGSRPSRQINVVLRHHETYGLGASAPALAGVEAPHEPAAAQPRPAALPLSADPYLEIQKELEPMVGMEGVKSLIYEIYALLLVSQMRTEAGLSGGAQVYHMIFKGNPGTGKTTIARIVAKLFQKMGLLSKGHLIEVERADLVGEYIGHTAQKTRDLVKKALGGVLFVDEAYSLARGGEKDFGKEAIDTLVKAMEDHRSQFVLILAGYPLEIEHFLMTNPGLPSRFPIQIDFPDYTVDQLIQIAELMAKERDYALMPQTVFKLRTHLMQEKTATLYSFSNARYVRNQIEKAIRHQAVRLLNQYASSSPGRQELMSLRPEDLRWDGKGKPDG; from the coding sequence ATGAACGGACACGCCGCTTCGGGAGCCAAGGGCTCCCGGCCCTCCCGTCAGATCAATGTCGTGCTGCGCCATCATGAGACGTATGGGCTCGGGGCTTCCGCGCCGGCTCTGGCCGGCGTCGAGGCGCCTCATGAGCCGGCTGCGGCCCAGCCGCGTCCGGCCGCGCTGCCTTTGTCGGCGGATCCTTATCTCGAGATCCAAAAGGAACTGGAGCCGATGGTCGGCATGGAAGGGGTCAAGTCCCTCATCTATGAGATTTACGCTCTGCTGCTGGTCAGCCAGATGCGCACGGAAGCCGGCCTCTCCGGCGGCGCCCAGGTGTACCATATGATTTTCAAGGGCAATCCCGGAACGGGAAAAACGACGATCGCACGCATCGTGGCGAAGCTGTTCCAGAAGATGGGACTGCTGTCCAAGGGGCATCTGATCGAGGTGGAGCGCGCCGATCTCGTCGGCGAGTACATCGGCCACACGGCCCAAAAGACGCGCGATCTCGTCAAGAAGGCGCTCGGCGGCGTGCTGTTCGTCGACGAGGCGTACAGCCTGGCTCGCGGCGGGGAGAAGGACTTCGGCAAGGAAGCGATCGATACGCTCGTCAAGGCGATGGAGGATCACCGCAGCCAGTTCGTGCTGATCCTCGCCGGCTACCCGCTGGAGATCGAGCATTTCCTGATGACCAACCCCGGCTTGCCTTCGCGCTTCCCGATCCAGATCGACTTCCCCGACTACACGGTCGACCAGCTGATTCAGATCGCCGAGCTGATGGCCAAGGAGCGAGATTACGCCCTGATGCCGCAGACGGTGTTCAAGCTGCGGACGCATCTGATGCAGGAGAAGACCGCGACGCTGTACTCATTCAGCAACGCGCGATACGTACGCAATCAGATCGAAAAGGCGATCCGCCATCAGGCGGTGCGGCTGTTGAACCAATACGCCTCGTCAAGTCCGGGAAGGCAGGAGCTGATGAGCCTGCGGCCGGAGGACCTGCGATGGGACGGCAAAGGAAAACCGGACGGGTAA